One genomic segment of Choristoneura fumiferana chromosome Z, NRCan_CFum_1, whole genome shotgun sequence includes these proteins:
- the LOC141426370 gene encoding uncharacterized protein isoform X1, translating to MLLTTLQWSALFAIFGHCQSHEADMEFKQFPAPDGHRCGVCPTYMQKICAFDMSTNSTYIFDNHCIMDLKNCIEGTDFTPLNYEHCLYFGNFAYVHGFKYEDQDYDESHFIVTGSHKNPDFV from the exons ATGCTTCTTACGACGTTGCAGTGGTCGGCTTTGTTCGCCATATTcg GTCATTGCCAGAGCCATGAAGCAGACATGGAGTTCAAACAATTCCCAGCCCCTGATGGTCACAG ATGCGGCGTCTGCCCGACGTACATGCAAAAGATATGTGCGTTTGATATGAGCACCAATTCCACTTACATCTTCGACAACCACTGCATAATGGACCTGAAGAATTGCATAGAGGGAACTG ATTTCACCCCGCTCAACTATGAGCACTGTCTGTACTTCGGCAACTTCGCTTACGTTCACGGCTTCAAGTACGAGGATCAGGACTACGACGAATCCCACTTTATAGTCACGGGCAGCCACAAAAACCCAGATTTCgtttga
- the LOC141426370 gene encoding uncharacterized protein isoform X2: MEFKQFPAPDGHRCGVCPTYMQKICAFDMSTNSTYIFDNHCIMDLKNCIEGTDFTPLNYEHCLYFGNFAYVHGFKYEDQDYDESHFIVTGSHKNPDFV, from the exons ATGGAGTTCAAACAATTCCCAGCCCCTGATGGTCACAG ATGCGGCGTCTGCCCGACGTACATGCAAAAGATATGTGCGTTTGATATGAGCACCAATTCCACTTACATCTTCGACAACCACTGCATAATGGACCTGAAGAATTGCATAGAGGGAACTG ATTTCACCCCGCTCAACTATGAGCACTGTCTGTACTTCGGCAACTTCGCTTACGTTCACGGCTTCAAGTACGAGGATCAGGACTACGACGAATCCCACTTTATAGTCACGGGCAGCCACAAAAACCCAGATTTCgtttga